One Beggiatoa leptomitoformis DNA segment encodes these proteins:
- a CDS encoding FlgO family outer membrane protein, translating into MQFKWLYLILFALTGCAEYTAFGDCAHRVHTSECTSTQRQQRDADLVATSYAAADELLQYHTNNVQPNKCLLVTTIADINNLHNSTPLGRLIGEQLSVRFTQKGYFVREVKLQDPLALISAEGEFALARDVQTICTNGQGNVVTGTYAVGENMVFITLKLLSFRDSQVLAAHAYSLPLGENTMRLLKEPSWW; encoded by the coding sequence ATGCAGTTTAAGTGGTTATACTTAATTCTGTTTGCTTTAACGGGTTGTGCGGAATATACCGCTTTTGGTGACTGTGCGCATCGTGTGCATACCAGTGAATGCACTAGTACGCAGAGACAACAACGCGACGCAGATTTGGTGGCAACAAGCTATGCGGCCGCAGATGAATTGCTACAGTATCATACGAATAATGTTCAACCCAATAAGTGTTTATTGGTTACAACTATCGCGGACATTAATAATTTACATAACAGTACACCATTAGGACGTTTAATCGGCGAACAGTTATCCGTTCGGTTTACCCAAAAAGGCTATTTTGTGCGTGAGGTTAAGTTACAAGACCCATTGGCATTAATTTCAGCAGAAGGGGAATTCGCACTTGCGCGTGATGTACAGACGATTTGTACTAATGGACAGGGAAATGTTGTGACAGGAACGTATGCAGTGGGTGAAAATATGGTTTTTATCACATTAAAATTACTTAGTTTTCGTGATAGTCAAGTATTAGCGGCACATGCGTATAGTTTGCCGTTAGGAGAAAATACCATGCGGTTGTTAAAAGAACCGTCGTGGTGGTAG
- a CDS encoding CobW family GTP-binding protein, which produces MQQQLPIDNALNRLPTAIITGFLGSGKTTLLNKLLKHPNLKNTAVIINEFGSVSLDHLLVQAATEDIVVIDGGCVCCTIRGDLVETLQGLFAKRSAGEIPCFDRLLIETTGLADPAPIIHTIMNDTVLRNIIQLDSVITTIDCVYGLRQLEEHYETTKQAAVADRLVLTKIELTNAEQIERLKHRLQRLNPAALQIESTEDNLIIERLFHAGLYNPQTKTPDVVAWLQAETYPDVHDIHEHHHTHNETIRHDKYIQSYCIEYNEPLSWVVLNRWFQQLTALRGKDLLRVKGIVYTKETDLPVIVQGVQHIFQPPTTLPQWPPNTPKASRIVFITRNIQKPVIERMLAVLVNSKSYVEACQAALILLECA; this is translated from the coding sequence ATGCAACAACAACTACCCATCGATAATGCCCTGAATCGGCTACCTACGGCTATTATCACAGGCTTTTTAGGAAGTGGGAAAACTACTTTATTGAACAAACTATTAAAACATCCAAATTTGAAAAATACCGCCGTGATTATTAACGAATTTGGTTCGGTCAGCTTAGACCATTTACTAGTACAAGCAGCAACCGAAGATATAGTCGTCATTGATGGTGGTTGTGTCTGTTGCACAATTCGGGGCGATTTAGTGGAAACCCTACAAGGCTTATTTGCAAAACGGAGCGCGGGTGAAATCCCCTGCTTTGACCGCTTACTTATTGAAACAACAGGGCTTGCAGACCCCGCGCCCATTATTCATACCATCATGAATGATACGGTTCTTAGAAATATCATCCAGCTAGACAGCGTAATAACAACTATCGACTGTGTTTATGGCTTACGTCAATTAGAAGAACATTATGAAACAACGAAACAAGCTGCCGTTGCTGACCGTTTAGTACTGACTAAAATTGAATTAACAAATGCCGAACAAATTGAGCGATTGAAACACCGTTTACAACGGCTCAATCCTGCCGCGTTACAAATTGAAAGTACAGAAGATAACCTTATTATTGAGCGTCTATTTCATGCGGGTTTATATAATCCACAGACTAAAACGCCCGATGTTGTCGCTTGGTTACAAGCAGAAACTTATCCCGATGTGCATGATATACATGAACATCATCATACACATAACGAGACTATTCGCCATGACAAATATATTCAATCCTACTGCATCGAATATAACGAGCCGTTATCATGGGTCGTACTCAATCGTTGGTTTCAACAACTCACCGCACTACGGGGAAAAGATTTGTTACGTGTAAAAGGCATTGTTTATACAAAAGAAACTGACTTACCAGTAATAGTTCAGGGCGTGCAACATATTTTTCAGCCACCAACTACATTACCCCAATGGCCTCCAAATACCCCAAAAGCCTCGCGAATCGTATTTATTACCCGCAATATTCAAAAGCCAGTCATTGAGCGAATGTTAGCCGTATTAGTGAATAGCAAAAGCTATGTTGAAGCCTGCCAAGCCGCTTTGATTTTACTAGAATGTGCCTAA
- a CDS encoding LysR family transcriptional regulator, translating into MADRRLQVFYTVARLLSFTKAAEALHMTQPAVTFQIRQLEEHFNTRLFDRTHSSIALTDVGKRVYLYAEKILEQYTQMENEVREITGNVGGLLLIGASTTIAEYMLPALLGDFKNKYPDVVIRLKVSNTEEIVSMVESNIIDLGVVEAPVSNKTLAVELCRMDELVAIIPINHPLAHNTTITPQEFARYPYISREEGSGTREVIATYFSRAGLSLYDLNIVMELGSSESIKGAVISGMGISIMSRAAIQKEIQLNILKQLQLVPCLERPFSFVHQKQKFQFLAMDELLKFASHYCITRSLQVA; encoded by the coding sequence ATGGCTGATCGTCGTTTGCAGGTGTTTTATACAGTCGCACGTTTATTGAGTTTTACAAAAGCAGCGGAGGCATTACACATGACACAGCCTGCGGTCACTTTTCAAATTCGTCAATTAGAAGAACATTTTAATACCCGTTTATTTGACCGCACGCACAGTAGTATTGCCTTAACAGATGTGGGAAAACGTGTTTATCTTTATGCAGAAAAGATTCTCGAACAATATACACAGATGGAAAATGAAGTACGTGAAATAACGGGTAATGTTGGCGGTTTATTATTAATTGGGGCGAGTACTACGATTGCCGAATATATGTTGCCCGCATTATTGGGCGATTTTAAAAATAAATATCCTGATGTTGTTATTCGATTAAAAGTTTCTAATACAGAAGAAATTGTTTCTATGGTGGAGAGCAATATTATCGATTTAGGTGTGGTAGAAGCTCCCGTCAGCAATAAAACCCTTGCGGTTGAATTATGTCGTATGGATGAATTAGTTGCTATTATACCAATAAATCATCCACTTGCCCACAACACGACAATTACACCACAAGAGTTTGCCCGCTACCCGTATATTTCGCGTGAAGAAGGGTCGGGCACACGCGAGGTTATTGCTACTTATTTTAGTCGTGCGGGTTTGTCTTTATATGATTTAAATATTGTTATGGAATTAGGCAGTTCTGAATCGATAAAAGGGGCGGTGATATCGGGTATGGGAATTTCTATCATGTCACGAGCAGCCATTCAAAAAGAGATACAGTTAAATATATTGAAACAGTTACAACTTGTTCCCTGTTTAGAAAGACCTTTTTCTTTTGTACATCAAAAACAAAAATTTCAGTTTTTGGCAATGGATGAACTTTTAAAATTTGCTAGTCATTATTGCATTACGCGTTCATTACAGGTTGCATAG
- the lspA gene encoding signal peptidase II has protein sequence MAYPPMVNAPHRSSLWWLGLSLLTLVLDQLTKFWASQVLTYQEPYSIIPFLNFTLVHNTGAAFSFLAEAGGWQRYFLTALAVIVSLIMVVWLSRLSANQKWLAATIALILGGALGNLIDRVLYGYVIDFIDIYYQAWHFPAFNIADSAITVGAVMLLIDALWLNRTQQAPFSS, from the coding sequence ATGGCATACCCTCCGATGGTGAACGCGCCACACCGTAGCTCATTATGGTGGTTAGGTTTATCACTTCTAACCCTTGTACTTGACCAATTAACCAAATTTTGGGCGAGTCAAGTGCTTACTTATCAAGAACCCTATTCCATCATCCCTTTTTTAAACTTCACACTGGTTCACAACACAGGGGCAGCATTCAGTTTTTTAGCGGAAGCTGGGGGTTGGCAACGTTATTTTTTAACGGCATTAGCGGTCATTGTTAGTCTTATTATGGTTGTCTGGTTAAGTCGTTTATCTGCCAATCAAAAATGGTTAGCTGCAACGATTGCCCTAATTTTAGGTGGCGCGTTAGGAAATTTAATTGATCGTGTTTTATATGGATATGTTATTGATTTTATAGATATATATTATCAAGCATGGCACTTTCCCGCATTTAATATTGCTGACAGTGCCATTACCGTAGGAGCGGTTATGCTCTTAATTGATGCGCTATGGCTAAATCGCACTCAACAAGCCCCTTTTTCCTCCTAA
- the gspK gene encoding type II secretion system minor pseudopilin GspK, translated as MRIPQQRGVALITAILIVALATVVAVAITTRQQLDIRRTANVLNTDQAYLYALSGETWAAQILRRDSQNSKYDALTELWAVQLPPFPIEGGTLQGQLTDLQGLFNINSLIDEKGKVVAEQLARFQRLLRYLEISPNLAQAVVDWIDGDNDPQLPNGAEETTYLINKPAYRAANALMSSPTELRLVTGFKTEIYNKLIPYVTALPEATTINVNTAPLPVLMALAEDLPVSQIEGLVKNRETTPFKTLQEFLTHEAFAGIKLETQGLGVTTSYFRYQADVYIERGRSRLTSILQRSETGIITLARSQEPSTF; from the coding sequence ATGCGTATTCCTCAACAACGTGGTGTTGCACTTATCACCGCGATTTTGATTGTCGCCCTTGCAACGGTTGTTGCTGTTGCCATCACCACCCGCCAACAATTAGACATCCGTCGCACAGCCAATGTATTAAATACCGACCAAGCCTATCTATATGCCTTGAGCGGTGAAACATGGGCAGCACAAATTTTGAGGCGTGATAGTCAAAATAGTAAATATGACGCATTAACAGAATTATGGGCGGTACAACTTCCACCCTTTCCAATTGAAGGCGGAACGTTGCAAGGGCAACTAACAGATTTACAAGGATTATTTAATATAAATAGTTTGATTGATGAGAAGGGAAAAGTTGTTGCTGAACAACTTGCTCGTTTTCAAAGACTACTGCGTTATTTAGAAATATCCCCTAATCTTGCTCAAGCAGTTGTTGATTGGATAGATGGCGATAATGACCCACAACTTCCCAATGGTGCGGAAGAAACAACCTATTTAATCAATAAACCTGCTTACCGTGCGGCTAATGCGCTTATGTCTAGTCCGACAGAATTACGGCTTGTAACAGGCTTTAAAACCGAAATTTATAACAAACTTATTCCTTATGTAACCGCATTACCTGAAGCGACAACGATTAACGTGAATACAGCCCCATTGCCTGTACTAATGGCATTAGCAGAAGATTTACCCGTCTCACAAATAGAAGGCTTAGTTAAAAATCGGGAAACAACGCCTTTTAAAACCCTGCAAGAATTTCTCACACATGAGGCTTTTGCAGGTATCAAGCTAGAAACACAAGGTTTAGGGGTTACAACATCTTATTTTCGTTATCAAGCAGATGTTTATATTGAACGTGGTCGCTCACGTCTTACCAGTATTTTACAACGCTCGGAGACCGGTATTATAACGCTCGCCCGTAGCCAAGAACCCAGCACATTCTAA
- a CDS encoding alpha-D-glucose phosphate-specific phosphoglucomutase has protein sequence MQIKTINTQPYSGQKAGTSGLRKKVTVFQQTHYLENFVQALFNVLGDVHGKTLVVGGDGRYYNTVAIQTILKMAAANGFARVLVGQQGILSTPAASAVIRQYQAFGGIILSASHNPAGKEGDFGIKYNVSSGSPAPEKLTEAIYAETQVIQNYRTVDTADIELNALGIQQVGDLTVEVIDPVTDYARLMESLFDFDRIRQFFQSGFTMRFDAMHAVTGIYAHAILEQQLGAPAGTVMNGVPLEDFGGGHPDPNLTYAEALVKQLYSDNAPDFGAASDGDGDRNMILGRHCFVTPSDSLAILAANAQHVKGYQQGLAGVARSMPTSMAVDRVAHALNIPCYETPTGWKFFGNLLDAGKATLCGEESFGTGSNHVREKDGLWAVLFWLNILAVRQQSVAEILHEHWTQYGRNVYSRHDYEGIDSAVAKQLMTALQAKFPSLIHQTFKGYQVAFCDDFSYTDPVDHSISTGQGLRIGFTDGSRLIFRLSGTGTDGATLRVYLESYQTDVVKQTQDAQILLADLIQLADQFANIRHLTGREKPSVIT, from the coding sequence ATGCAGATAAAAACGATTAATACACAGCCTTATAGTGGACAAAAAGCAGGTACATCTGGCTTACGCAAAAAAGTAACCGTTTTTCAACAAACACACTACTTAGAAAACTTTGTCCAAGCCTTGTTTAATGTCTTGGGTGATGTTCATGGTAAAACGCTGGTTGTTGGTGGTGATGGACGTTATTACAACACGGTTGCTATTCAGACAATTTTGAAAATGGCAGCGGCGAATGGTTTTGCCCGTGTATTGGTTGGACAACAAGGTATTTTATCTACTCCTGCCGCTTCTGCCGTAATTCGTCAATATCAAGCCTTTGGGGGCATTATTCTGTCGGCAAGCCATAATCCTGCAGGCAAAGAAGGCGATTTTGGGATTAAATATAATGTTAGTAGCGGCAGTCCTGCCCCTGAAAAACTTACTGAAGCGATTTATGCAGAAACACAAGTTATTCAAAACTATAGAACCGTAGATACGGCAGATATTGAATTAAATGCCCTAGGCATACAACAAGTAGGCGATTTAACGGTGGAAGTGATAGACCCCGTAACGGATTACGCCAGACTTATGGAAAGTCTGTTTGATTTTGACCGTATTCGTCAATTTTTTCAGTCGGGTTTTACCATGCGTTTTGATGCAATGCACGCAGTTACAGGGATTTATGCACATGCTATTTTAGAACAGCAATTAGGTGCACCCGCTGGTACAGTTATGAATGGCGTTCCTTTAGAAGATTTTGGCGGTGGACACCCTGACCCTAATTTAACTTATGCAGAAGCATTGGTAAAACAATTATATAGCGATAATGCACCCGATTTTGGCGCAGCATCTGATGGTGATGGTGACCGCAATATGATTTTAGGGCGACATTGCTTTGTAACACCATCCGACAGCCTCGCTATTTTGGCGGCGAATGCCCAGCATGTGAAAGGCTATCAACAAGGACTCGCAGGCGTTGCCCGTTCTATGCCGACTAGCATGGCAGTTGACCGTGTAGCTCATGCCTTGAATATTCCTTGTTATGAAACACCAACGGGGTGGAAGTTTTTTGGTAATTTGCTGGATGCGGGTAAAGCAACCCTGTGTGGTGAGGAGAGTTTTGGCACGGGTTCAAATCACGTGCGCGAAAAAGATGGTTTGTGGGCTGTGTTATTTTGGCTAAATATTCTGGCCGTTAGACAACAATCCGTTGCAGAAATCCTGCATGAGCATTGGACACAATATGGACGTAATGTTTACAGCCGCCATGATTATGAAGGCATAGACAGCGCGGTAGCAAAACAGTTAATGACTGCGTTACAAGCAAAATTCCCTAGTTTGATACATCAAACATTCAAAGGGTATCAAGTCGCTTTTTGTGATGATTTTAGTTATACCGACCCTGTTGACCATAGTATCAGCACAGGACAAGGTTTAAGAATCGGTTTTACCGATGGCTCACGTCTCATTTTTCGTTTGTCAGGCACAGGCACTGATGGTGCAACACTACGTGTTTATTTAGAAAGCTATCAAACAGATGTAGTAAAACAAACACAAGATGCGCAAATCTTACTGGCGGATTTAATTCAGCTGGCTGACCAATTCGCAAATATTCGACACTTAACAGGACGCGAAAAACCATCTGTTATTACATAA
- a CDS encoding DUF4395 family protein: MSDCKLSFQQMSLFQQGYQSYTPAELKQLEWGLRFTPAICSLITLLGLLTQQPYLLFAVSILGFLAFFFPAGHPMDLLYNHVVRHWFNAAKLPPNPFQRRLACLSAAVMNIIAAVLFLFDLPIAAWVVGGILLVLQLIVITTHFCTLSWMYEGLMRALGKWTVPIELVQVEKLCHEGAILVDVRGADEFAQGHLPNAINIPLEQLPNYFVQMADKKVMLYCASGMRSFIATEMFQKQGYKNSYNIGSMARCQSLFTNFAKQPASNTLVTG; the protein is encoded by the coding sequence ATGTCTGACTGTAAATTATCTTTTCAACAAATGTCGCTTTTTCAACAAGGTTATCAAAGCTATACTCCTGCTGAATTAAAACAATTAGAATGGGGTTTGCGTTTTACCCCTGCTATTTGCTCACTTATTACGTTACTGGGTTTACTCACACAACAACCCTATTTATTGTTTGCAGTTAGTATATTAGGTTTTTTAGCGTTTTTCTTTCCTGCGGGACACCCCATGGATTTATTATATAACCATGTTGTCCGTCATTGGTTTAACGCGGCTAAATTACCGCCCAATCCTTTTCAACGCCGACTTGCCTGTTTATCGGCGGCTGTGATGAATATTATTGCCGCTGTTTTGTTTCTCTTCGACCTACCTATCGCTGCATGGGTTGTTGGGGGGATTTTATTGGTTTTGCAACTTATTGTCATTACAACGCATTTCTGTACTCTTTCATGGATGTATGAAGGACTCATGCGTGCATTGGGTAAATGGACTGTGCCTATAGAGTTGGTACAAGTAGAAAAATTATGCCATGAAGGCGCAATTCTAGTAGATGTGAGAGGGGCGGACGAGTTTGCACAAGGGCATTTACCTAATGCGATAAACATTCCGTTAGAACAATTACCTAACTATTTTGTACAGATGGCAGATAAAAAAGTGATGCTATATTGTGCCAGTGGTATGCGGAGTTTTATTGCAACAGAAATGTTTCAAAAACAAGGCTATAAAAATAGCTACAACATTGGTTCTATGGCGCGTTGTCAATCGCTGTTTACTAATTTTGCTAAACAACCAGCCAGTAATACCCTTGTCACAGGCTAA
- the petA gene encoding ubiquinol-cytochrome c reductase iron-sulfur subunit: MSTEGVNQSRRRFLVASTSVVGAMGVAAAAYPFVAYWQPSAKAQAAGAPVEVDISKLEPGQRMTVEWRGKPVWIVRRTKEILEALPTLNTTLRDPESAESLQPAYAKNPNRAIKDEYLVVVGICTHLGCSPNYVPLGEGGAALGSSWKGGFFCPCHGSRFDLAGRVFQGVPAPTNLTIPPYNYLSDTRILVGADKVEGAA, from the coding sequence ATGAGTACAGAGGGTGTAAATCAAAGCAGACGACGGTTTTTAGTGGCTTCCACTTCCGTTGTCGGTGCAATGGGGGTCGCGGCTGCCGCGTATCCTTTTGTTGCCTATTGGCAACCTAGCGCGAAGGCGCAAGCAGCAGGTGCGCCTGTAGAAGTCGACATCAGCAAGTTAGAGCCGGGACAACGTATGACCGTTGAATGGCGCGGCAAACCTGTGTGGATTGTAAGACGAACTAAAGAGATTTTAGAGGCATTACCAACGTTAAACACTACGTTACGTGATCCAGAGTCTGCGGAAAGTCTGCAACCCGCTTATGCTAAAAATCCTAATCGTGCCATTAAAGATGAATACTTGGTGGTGGTTGGAATTTGTACCCATTTAGGGTGTTCACCAAATTATGTGCCATTAGGTGAAGGTGGTGCAGCGTTGGGTTCTAGTTGGAAAGGCGGATTTTTCTGTCCTTGCCATGGTTCACGCTTTGATTTAGCAGGTCGCGTGTTCCAAGGTGTACCTGCACCTACTAATCTAACGATTCCCCCTTACAATTATTTGAGCGACACCCGTATTTTAGTGGGTGCTGATAAAGTAGAAGGAGCCGCGTAA
- a CDS encoding cytochrome b, with the protein MSKEASNIDRSGLLGGLIGWFDDRFPLVETWNTHMGKYYAPKNFNFWYYFGVFSIVMLVLQIVTGIFLTMNYKPDGTLAFASVEYIMRDVSFGWLIRYMHSTGASFFFIVVYLHMFRALLYGSYKNPRELVWLVGMGIYLCLMAEAFFGYLLPWGQMSYWGAQVIISLFGAIPFIGDDLTLWIRGDYVVSDATLNRFFALHVIAIPLVLVGLVFLHIVALHAVGSNNPDGVEIKKLKDANGKPLDGIAFHPYYTVKDFMGVIVFLMFFSVVMFYVPEMGGYFLEAPNFVPADPLVTPLHIAPVWYFTPYYAILRAVPDKLMGVIAMGAAVMIFCLLPWLDRSPVKSIRYKGPLFKIALSIFVVSFIGLGILGVLPPSPLLTLLAQILAVIYFLFFILMPVYTSLDSYKEVPERVTMPAH; encoded by the coding sequence ATGAGTAAAGAGGCGAGCAATATTGATAGAAGTGGCTTATTAGGCGGTTTAATAGGTTGGTTTGATGACCGTTTCCCCCTTGTTGAAACGTGGAATACCCACATGGGGAAATACTACGCGCCGAAAAACTTTAACTTTTGGTACTATTTCGGTGTATTTTCCATCGTCATGTTAGTTCTTCAAATTGTTACAGGTATTTTCTTAACAATGAATTACAAACCTGATGGTACGTTAGCATTTGCCTCGGTTGAATACATCATGCGTGATGTATCCTTCGGCTGGCTGATTCGCTATATGCACTCTACGGGCGCGTCTTTCTTCTTTATCGTTGTATATTTACACATGTTTAGAGCCTTATTATACGGCTCTTACAAAAATCCTCGTGAATTAGTTTGGTTGGTTGGGATGGGTATTTACTTGTGTTTGATGGCAGAGGCCTTTTTCGGTTATCTGTTACCTTGGGGACAAATGTCTTATTGGGGTGCGCAAGTTATTATTTCCCTCTTTGGTGCAATTCCCTTTATTGGTGACGATTTAACGCTGTGGATTCGTGGTGATTATGTCGTATCTGATGCAACATTAAACCGCTTCTTTGCCTTACATGTCATTGCAATTCCCTTAGTTTTAGTGGGTCTTGTGTTTTTACATATTGTTGCCCTACATGCTGTAGGTTCTAACAATCCAGACGGCGTAGAAATTAAGAAATTAAAAGATGCTAACGGTAAACCATTAGATGGTATTGCTTTTCATCCCTATTACACCGTTAAAGACTTTATGGGTGTTATTGTTTTCTTAATGTTTTTCTCCGTTGTAATGTTCTATGTCCCTGAAATGGGTGGCTACTTCTTAGAAGCACCGAACTTTGTACCTGCTGACCCGTTAGTAACACCGTTACACATTGCACCTGTATGGTATTTCACCCCTTACTACGCCATTTTGCGCGCAGTGCCTGATAAATTAATGGGGGTTATTGCAATGGGTGCGGCCGTTATGATTTTCTGCTTGTTACCATGGTTAGACCGCAGTCCTGTTAAATCGATTCGTTACAAGGGTCCTTTGTTTAAGATTGCCTTATCTATTTTTGTAGTGAGCTTTATTGGGTTAGGTATTTTAGGCGTTTTACCCCCCTCACCCCTCCTAACCTTGTTAGCCCAGATTTTGGCAGTGATTTACTTCTTATTCTTTATCTTAATGCCAGTTTATACCTCACTGGATTCCTATAAAGAAGTCCCTGAACGTGTCACCATGCCCGCACACTAA
- a CDS encoding cytochrome c1 yields MKKLLLSCLLLLPTLVLASEGIALQHANNDVYDKASLQNGAKLFTNYCMGCHSLQYSRFQRVAKDLEIPEDIMKANLMFTSEKIGELMTIGMRKKEALSWFGVAPPDLSVIARARGTDWIYSFLLSFYVDESKPTGVNNLIFKDTAMPHVLWELQGYQMPIYEEVTDEEGKKHQVLESLEPINPAGMTDEESKRKQDDYRRTVRDLVNFLDYVGEPAKFQRHYLGIWVLLFLAFLFVFAYALKKEFWRDVH; encoded by the coding sequence ATGAAAAAACTGCTTTTAAGTTGTTTATTATTGCTTCCTACCTTAGTGCTTGCCTCTGAGGGCATTGCTTTACAACATGCAAACAATGATGTTTATGATAAAGCCTCATTACAAAATGGTGCGAAATTATTCACAAACTACTGCATGGGCTGTCATTCACTGCAATACTCTCGTTTTCAACGGGTTGCTAAAGATTTAGAAATCCCTGAAGACATTATGAAAGCCAATTTAATGTTCACCAGCGAAAAAATTGGTGAGCTGATGACCATTGGTATGCGTAAGAAAGAAGCCTTAAGCTGGTTTGGCGTTGCCCCGCCTGATTTAAGTGTGATTGCCCGCGCCCGTGGAACAGATTGGATTTACAGCTTTCTGCTCTCTTTCTATGTGGACGAAAGCAAACCAACTGGCGTTAATAACCTAATTTTTAAAGATACTGCAATGCCCCACGTCTTATGGGAATTGCAAGGCTATCAAATGCCTATTTATGAAGAAGTAACTGATGAAGAAGGTAAAAAACATCAAGTGCTGGAATCTTTAGAACCTATCAATCCAGCAGGCATGACTGATGAAGAATCCAAACGGAAACAAGATGACTATCGTCGTACAGTCCGCGATTTAGTCAACTTCCTTGATTACGTTGGTGAACCTGCTAAATTCCAAAGACATTATTTAGGTATTTGGGTATTACTCTTCCTTGCCTTCCTTTTCGTCTTTGCTTACGCACTGAAGAAAGAATTTTGGCGGGATGTACATTAA
- a CDS encoding ClpXP protease specificity-enhancing factor has translation MMMTSPRPYLVRAIYEWIIDNGFTPYLKVNANLEHVEVPREFVNEDGSIILNVSPSAVRDLELGNEWLSFNARFSGRALNVLVPITAVLGIYTKENGRGFFFNTEEFQNETPPDIPTPPSPSPTTKKASFLKVVK, from the coding sequence ATGATGATGACTTCTCCCCGTCCCTACCTAGTCCGTGCTATCTATGAATGGATTATAGATAATGGTTTTACCCCCTATTTAAAAGTCAATGCAAACCTAGAACACGTTGAAGTCCCTCGTGAGTTTGTTAATGAAGATGGCAGTATTATTCTCAATGTATCGCCTTCTGCTGTGCGTGATTTAGAGTTAGGCAATGAATGGTTAAGTTTTAACGCCCGTTTTTCAGGCAGAGCCCTTAATGTTCTTGTTCCTATTACCGCTGTTTTAGGCATTTACACTAAAGAAAATGGACGCGGTTTCTTCTTTAATACCGAAGAATTTCAAAACGAAACGCCACCTGATATACCAACACCACCGTCACCCTCCCCAACAACTAAAAAAGCCTCCTTCTTAAAAGTCGTTAAATGA
- a CDS encoding DUF3305 domain-containing protein gives MSLTVDFPNIFYVSVLTARENLAKHAWLTERWHLLGVVPVYEYQDTERTVLLETTEGQQYLWTGFAIELHEDEIENYARNLKMPTFCLYVICHGDETEEPIPFLITLSRDEADSYSKEGLRVYDIAMPAEIHRWIERYVLKHRPQTSEKQGHQIPPPHEHIIVASKSIIDRSNNG, from the coding sequence ATGTCGCTTACCGTTGATTTTCCGAATATATTTTATGTATCTGTCTTAACTGCTCGAGAAAACCTAGCAAAACACGCATGGCTTACTGAACGCTGGCACTTGCTGGGCGTTGTTCCTGTTTATGAATATCAAGACACGGAACGAACTGTTTTATTAGAAACGACGGAGGGACAACAATATCTATGGACAGGTTTTGCAATTGAATTGCATGAGGATGAGATAGAAAATTATGCTCGCAATTTAAAAATGCCAACATTTTGTTTATACGTGATTTGTCACGGAGACGAAACAGAAGAGCCTATCCCTTTTTTGATTACTTTAAGCCGTGATGAAGCAGACAGTTATAGTAAAGAAGGCTTACGTGTGTATGATATTGCCATGCCTGCGGAAATTCACCGTTGGATAGAACGCTATGTACTAAAACACCGTCCACAAACCAGCGAAAAACAGGGGCATCAAATTCCACCGCCTCACGAACACATAATTGTTGCAAGCAAATCTATAATAGATCGCAGCAATAATGGCTAA